The nucleotide window ACTCCACGGCGGCATCGACATCGTTCGGTGTCTCTTGGAACCGGGTGATCGCCGTCATCAAGCTCGTTGCGTATCCGCGGCGTTGAGTAACCCCGGGGATCACGTTGGAGTAGTAGACGCGTGTCAGTCGTGTTTGCTCCAGCCGCTCCATCTCGGCATCTTGGGCGCGCTTCATCCCGTCTCGATGGACCTTGCGCCACTGGACGTACATCTCGTCGGCCTGGCGATTGGCGGCGATGATGTCCGCGGCCTGGTCCTCCGCGCCGCAGGCGACACACCATCGGAGGATGTCGTCATCCGATGGCGGCGTTTTGGTGTGCGTGATCCGAGAGACCTTGGACTCGCTCCAGCCGCACCGGGCAGCCAGCTCGCTGCCCTTCAACTGGGCCTCAGCCTTGAGAGTTCGGAGTCTGCTTGCGATAGCTTCCCGAGCTGCCTGGGCAGACGAAGACGGCGACAGGGACATGAGCTGGCTATCCGGTGTTGTCGTGGAATCAGACCACGAACTTCTTGTGCTCCACGCCACGGTGCCACACAGCCTGGAAGGCAGAGGCGCAGAGTTGGGTTACCTCGGGGTCTTCCGAGTACTGCGGGTCCAGCGCCCGGCCGGGTCCATCGAACAGGTTGAAGCGGACCGCTCGGCCGTCGATGAGCCAGAAGTCGTTTCCGGGCAGCGCGATGCCCGACGCCTCGCTGCGGGGGAGCCATCGAACCTGCTCACCGATCGCCGCGTTCACGCTGGTGATGTGGTGCTCGTAGCGGATGTAGTCCGTCACGGGGACGGACACGACCCGGGCTCGCTGGACGGTGACGCCGCGTCGGACGATCCCCCGGACGAGATCACTCCAGCCGCGCCAGTACTCCGAGTCGGGGTCTACGTCTACCGCCTCGCCACGCCGCCACTTGGCCAGTTCCTCAGCTTCCTCCACGACGCCGTACTGATCGCGGAGTTCCAGGTGAACCGCCGAGACTCGGGCCGAGTCCAGCAGTTCAGCGAAGCTGGGAACGTTCTGCCTCATCGCACGCCTTCCTGATAATCGGGATCATCCGGGCCGGGATCCGAACCACGGTCTCGTTGGCGGGGATCGTGTTGTCGTGGTCCGGGCCGTGGCCGGCCGCGAGGCAACCTTCGATCGACTCCTCGTCAGCGCCGAAGCTCTGACAAAGCAGGTCCCCGACTTCCTCGTCCACCCACACCGTAGGACTGTTGCCCTGGCCGGTCTCCGGGTCGATACCGATGAACCGTACCTTCATGTCCACCCCTCACGTCACATTGCTTGCGCGATCTTGCATGGATGTGCGTGACCCATCGTGGCGTGTACATCTACGGTCTGTCAGGAGCTTCGGGAAGTTGAGGCATTGACGGTTGGCTCTTCTGAGTCGAGGGACTCCGGCCGCGAGGCGATGGATCGCCCGCACCGCCGCCGGGGCATTGCCGCCGCCCTCCTGCGTTCCGCCGAGCGCCGCTTCACCGCGCTCGGCGCCCGCCGCGCGGACGCCATGGTGCTGGACGCCAACCCGGAGGCCCACCTCACCTGGCAGGCCTCCGGGTACGAGCGGGAGGAGCAGTGGCGGCGCTGGGTCAAGCCCCTGACTGCGCCTCAGGAGCCCAGCGGGCGCTGAACTCCTCCGCGTCCCACCGCCCGCCCAGCTGCGGTGCCAGTGCGGCGGCCGCGCGCTCTGCGAAGCCGGTCGGGTCGGCCACCGCGCCGGCCGGGAGGGCGCCGAGTAGGGGGGCGCCGGCGTCCTTCGGCAGGTCGGCGAGGTTGCAGCGCATGGCCAGGTCGGGGGAGGCAGGCCAGCTGCCGATCACGATGCCCGGGGTGCGCAGGCCGCGGGCCCGCAGGGCCTCGGCGTTGAGTGCGGTGGCGTTCAGGGTGCCGAGGCCGGGGGTCACCACGCTGAGCACCTCGCCGTCGACGGCGCGGGCGACGTCGGCCAGGGTCAGCCCGTCCTCGTTGAAGCGGACCAGCAGGCCGCCCGCGCCCTCGACCAGGACAAGATCGTGACTGGCCGTCAGTTCCTTGATGGTAAGGGTGATCTGATTCAGCGTCAGGGCGGGCAGGCCGGAGCGCCGGGCGGCGGTGTCGGGGGCGAGCGGCTCGGGGTAGCGGGCCAGCTCGCGCAGCGTCACGGCGGGGCCGGCCAGTCGGCCCACCTCCGCGCAGTCCCCGGCCTCGCCGGGGGCCATGCCGGTCTGCCCGGGCTTGAGCACGGCGACCGAGCGGCCGGCCGCCACGGCGAGGGCGGCGACGGCGGCGGTCACCGCGGTCTTGCCGACCTCGGTGCCGGTGCCGCTGATGAAGAGCAGTCCTCGGTCGCTCATCCGGCCACCGCCGCTGCTCCCACTCCGGCGGCGATCCGCGCCAGGTCCTCGTCGTCGGTCACGTAGGGCGGCATGGTGTACACCAGGTCGCGGAACGGCCGCAGCCAGACGCCCTCGCGGGCCGCCGCCTCGGTGGCGGCCGCCATGTCGACCGGGTGGTCCAGCTGGACCACGCCGATCGCGCCCTGTACCCGGACGTCCCGCACGCCGGGCGCTCCGGCGAGGTCGGCGAGCCCGGTGCGCAGCCCGTGTTCGATCCGCTTGACCTCGGTCTGCCAGTCCTGGTCGAGCAGCAGCTCGATCGAGGCGTTGGCGACGGCCGCGGCCAGCGGGTTGCCCATGAAGGTGGGGCCGTGGGCGAGCACGGGGACGGTGCCCCGGCTGATCCCGTGGGCCAGTTCGCCGGTGCACAGGGTGGCTGACATGGTCAGGTAGCCGCCGGTGAGCGCCTTGCCCAGGCACATCACGTCGGGGGAGACCCCGGCGTGGTCGGCCGCGAAGAGCGCGCCGGAGCGGCCGAAGCCGGTGGCGATCTCGTCGAAGACCAGCAGCACGCCGTGCTGGTCGCACAGTTCGCGCAGCAGGGTGAGGTAGCCGGGGGAGTGGAAGCGCATGCCGCCCGCGCCCTGCACCACCGGTTCGACGATCACCGCGGCCAGTTCGTCGGCGTGCCGCTCGATGGCGGTGGCCAGTTCGGCGGCGTAGGCCGGGTCGACCTCGGCGTCGAAGCCGGCCGGCGGCTCGGGGACGAAGAGCTGGTCCGGCAGCACCCCGGTCCACAGCTGGTGCATCCCGCCGACCGGGTCGCAGACCGACATCGGGTGGAAGGTGTCGCCGTGGTAGCCGCCGCGCCAGGTGAGCATCCGGCGCTTGGCCGGGCGCCCGACGGACTGCCAGTACTGGAGGCACATCTTGATCGCCACCTCGACCGCCACCGAGCCGGAGTCGGCCAGGAAGACGTGCTGCAGCGGCTCGGGGGTGATCTCCACCAGGCGGGCGGCCAGCCGGATGGCGGGCTCGTGGGTGAGCCCGCCGAACATCACGTGGCTCATCCGGTCCAGCTGCTCGCGCACGGCGGCGTTCAGCACCGGGTGGTTGTACCCGTGCAGGGCCGCCCACCAGGACGACATGCCGTCGATCAACTCGCGGTTTCCGCCCAGCGGTTCGGCCAGCCGCAGGCGCACTCCGGCGGCCGACTCGACGAGTTGGGAGGAGATCGTCGAGGGCATCGGCCCGTACGGGTGCCAGACGTGCGCGCGGTCCAGCGCGAGCAGCTGCTGAGTCTGCTGAGTGGTCGTCAGGTCGCTCACACCCATCAGGCGTTGGGGGCGAGCTCGGTGCCGGCGCCGCGGCGGCGGACCCGCACCAGGTCGCTGCGCAGCCCCTCGGGGTCGGCGGCGGCCTGCTCGGCGGTCGCCGAGGCGGTGGACGAGGCGGTGGCCGGGACGGCCTCGGGCGCCTCGCCGTGCTGGTCGCCGCACGGGCCGCACGCGCCACCGCCGCAGCCGCCGGCCGCCTCGGCCGCTGCCTCGCCGTGGCCGCCGCAGCCGCCCGACGCGCCGTGGCCGCCGCAGCCGCCCGCCAACTGCTCGGCGTACTCGGCGCGGTGGCGCGGCAGCGAGGCCTCGCCCTGGCCCTCGACCTCGAAGCCCGCGTCCTTGATCATGTCGAGGTCGGTCTGGCCGGCCTGGCCCTCACTGGTCAGGTAGTCGCCCAGGAAGATCGAGTTGGCGATGTGCAGGCCCAGCGGCTGCATGCTGCGCAGGTGCACCTCGCGCCCGCCGGCGATCCGCACCTCGGTGTCCGGGTTGACGAACCGCACCATCGCCAGGATCCGCAGGCAGCGCTGCGGGGTGAGGTTCCACTGCTTGGCCAGCGGGGTGCCCTCGAACGGGATCAGGAAGTTGACCGGCACCGAGTCGGAGCCCAGCTCGCGCAGCGCGAAGACCACGTCCACCAGGTCCTCGTCGGTCTCGCCCATGCCGGCGATCAGGCCGGAGCAGGCGGACAGGCCGGCGCCGTGCGCCTTCTGCACGGTGTCCACCCGGTCCGCGTAGGTGTGGGTGGTGCTGATGTCGCCGTAGGTGCTCTCGGAGGTGTTGAGGTTGTGGTTGTAGGCGTCCACGCCGGCCGCGGCCAGCCGCTCGGCCTGGTTGTCGGAGAGCAGGCCGAGGCAGGCGCAGATCTCCACCGCCGGGTCGGCGGCCTTGATGGCGCCGATGGTGTCGGTGACCCGGTCGATGTCGCGGTCCGTGGGACCGCGCCCGCTCGCCACCAGGCAGACCCGCTTGGCGCCGCCGGCGACGCCCGCGGTGGCGGCCTTGGCGGCCTCCTCCGGCTTCAGCCAGGTGTACTTGAGGATCTCGGCCTTGGAGCCGAGGCGCTGCGAGCAGTAGCTGCAGTCCTCGGGACAGAGCCCGCTCTTCAGGTTGACCAGGTAGTTCAGTTTGACCCGGCGGCCGAACCACTGGCGGCGCACCTTGCCGGCGGCGGCGACGACGTCGAGCAGGTCGTCGTCCGAGGTGGCCAGCACGGCCAGTGCTTCCTCCCTGGTGGGGAGCTCGCGGTTCAGGCCTTTGGCAACGAGGGTGTCGAGCAGATCCATAGGGCGATCCTGCCTGTCGGACCTCGGGCGGCGCCATACCGAACCGTCCAAGAACTGCCTGTTGATGGTGTGCGAGTTGTCACATGCCGGGTCCTGAGGGTGAGCTGGGGGGTCGTCCCTGTGACCTGCGCCTCGCAGAGCTTGCATACAATCAGATCATGACCACGCAGGGGGAGTCTCACGCCACGCCAGATGAGTCGGTACCCACCCCAGGGTCCGTCAGAAACGGTGGCAGAGTCGGTTCCCGACGGGTGATCGCCTGGGCGAGTGCGCTCGCGGTGCTCGGCGTGGGCGGCTGGGTGGTCTCCCGGCCGCACCCCGGAGACCTGCTCCCCGGCCTCGGCAGCACCAGCAACGACCGGAGCCTGGTGCTCGGCACCCCCGCCCCCACCTCCGCGACCGACCCCAACCCGTTCGACGCCAACCGCTACTTCCCGTCCTCGAAGCCGGTCGAGGTGAACAACTACAAGGGCAAGCGGACCAGCGCCCGGCAGGGCCCGGACTGTTCGGAGATCCTCCAGGACCAGGGCGTGCTCAAGGGCACGCCCTGCCAGGGCTACCTGGCGCTCAGCTTCACCCGCAACGACGGCAAGGTGCTGAGCAGCGTCACCGTGCTGCGCTTCGCCGACGAGGCGACCAGCAACCAGGTCGTCCAACTGCTCAGGGGCCAGGGCGCCGCGGTGCGGTTCGTGCTGCCGGACGCCACCGTCGCCTCGCCGAGCGCCACGGCCGGCGGCAAGCCGGTGGACCCGGCCCCCCGGGTGGAGGCGGTGCGGCACTACGTCACCATCACCACCTCGCGGTTCGCCGACGGGCACCCGCCGGCCGCGCCCGTCGACCCGGACCTGGACGAGGCCACCCGGGCCTGCTCCTACACCGCCGGCGCCGCCTTCATGTGGACGATGGGCAGCTGACCCCGCCCCTGGCTCGGCCCGCCCCTGGCTCGGCCTGCCCCTGGCACGGGGTCAGGGCCGAGCCGCCGTCGGCCCGGTCGGCTCAGCCGACCCCGTCCAGCCGGTTCACGTCGGTGATCTGCAGCACCGCGCGGCCCTCGGCGTCCGAGCCGTAGAGGTCCACCTCGGCGCTGATGCCCCAGTCGTGGTCGCCCGCCGGGTCGTCGAAGACCTGCCGGACCCGCCAGAGGTTGCTCTCCTCGTCCTCCTCGATCAGCAGCATCTTCGGCCCGCGGGCGTCCGGGCCGGTGCCCAGGTCGTCGTGCTCCTCGAAGTAGGCGTCCATCGCGTCCGCCCAGCGGTCCGCGTCCCAGCCCGCCTCGCCGTCCAACTCGCCCAGCGCGCCGTAGTGTTCCAGCGCGGCCAGCTCGACCCGGCGGAACATCTCGTTGCGCACCAGCACCCGGAAGGCCCGGGCGTTGGCGGTGACCGGCTGCAGCTTGGCCTCCAACTCCCGCTCCTTCTCCGGCTCGTCGGTCGGGTTGGCGAGCTGCTCCCACTCGTCCAGCAGGCTGGAGTCGACCTGGCGGACCAGCTCGCCCAGCCAGGCGATCACGTCCTTGAGCGCCTCGGTCTTCAACTCGTCCGGCACGGTCTGCTCCAGCGCCTTGAAGGCGCCGGCCAGGTAGCGCAGCACGATGCCCTCGGTGCGGGCCAGGTCGTAGTGGCCGACGTAGTCGGTGAAGGTCATCGCGCGCTCGTACAGGTCGCGGACCACCGACTTGGGCTGCAACCGGTAGTCGCCGATCCACGGGTGGGCCCGCCGGTACACCTCGTAGGCCTGCTCCAGCAGCTCCTCCAGCGGCTTGGGCCAGGTGATCTCCTGGAGCCGCTCCATCCGCTCCTCGTACTCGATGCCGTCGCGCTTCATCTCGCCGATCGCCTCGCCGCGCGCCTTGTTCTGCTGGGCGGCGAGGATCTGGCGCGGGTCGTCCAGGGTGGCCTCGACCACCGAGACGACGTCCAGGGCGTAGCTCGGCGACTCCGGGTCGAGCAGCTCGAAGGCGGCCAGCGCGAAGGTGGAGAGCGGCTGGTTGAGCGCGAAGTTCTCCTGCAGGTCCACGGTGAGCCGCACGATCCGGCCCTCCGGGTCCGGCTCGGGCAGCCGCTCGATCACCCCGCCGGCCAGCAGCGAGCGGTAGATGGCGATCGCCGAGCGGATGTGGCGGCGCTGCGCGGCCCGGTCCTCGTGGTTGTCGGTGAGCAGCTTGCGCATCGCCTCGAAGGCGTTGCCCGGGCGGCCGATCACCGCGAGCAGCATCGCGTGGGTGACCTTGAAGCGGGAGACCAGCGGCTCCGGCTCGGCGCCGATCAGCCGCTCGAAGGTCTCCTCGCTCCAGCCGACGAAGCCTTCCGGCGCCTTCTTGCGCACCACCTTGCGCTTCTTCTTCGGGTCGTCGCCGGCCTTGGCGATCGCCTTGTCGTTCTCCACCACGTGCTCGGGCGCCTGGGCCGCGACCTGGCCGACGGTGTCGAAGCCGGCCCGGCCGGCCCGGCCGGCGATCTGGTGGAACTCCCGGGCGCGCAGCACCCGCACCCGCACGCCGTCGTACTTGGAGAGCGCGGTGAAGAGCACCGTGCGGATCGGCACGTTGACCCCGACGCCGAGCGTGTCGGTGCCGCAGATCACCTTCAACAGGCCCGCCTGGGCGAGCCGTTCGACCAGCCGGCGGTACTTGGGCAGCATGCCCGCGTGGTGCACGCCGATGCCGTGCCGGACGAAGCGGGACAGGTTGCGGCCGAACTTGGTGGTGAACCGGAAGTTGCCGATCAGGGCGGCGATGGCGTCCTTCTCCGCCTTCGAGCACATGTTGATGCTCATCAGCGACTGGGCCCGCTCCACCGCCTCCTTCTGGGTGAAGTGCACGACGTAGACCGGGGCCTGACCGGTCGTCAGCAACTCCTCCAGGGTGTCGTGCAGGGTGGTGCGGCGGTACTCGTAGAACAGCGGCACCGGGCGGGTGGCCGAGCGCACCACGGTGGTCGGGCGGCCGGTGCGGCGGGTCAGGTCGGCCTCGAACCGGCGCACGTCGCCCAGCGTGGCCGACATCAGCAGGAACTGCGCCTGCGGCAGCTCCAGCAGCGGGATCTGCCAGGCCCAGCCGCGGTCCGGCTCGGCGTAGAAGTGGAACTCGTCCATCACCACCTGGCCGATGTCGGCCCGCTCGCCGTCCCGCAGCGCGATGTTGGCGAGCACCTCGGCGGTGCAGCAGATGATCGGCGCGGTCGGGTTGACGCTCGCGTCGCCGGTCATCATGCCGACCTGCTCGGTGCCGAACATCTTGCACAGGTCGAAGAACTTCTCCGACACCAGCGCCTTGATCGGGGCGGTGTAGAAGGTCCGCTTGCCCTCGGCCAGCGCGGCGAAGTGCGCGCCCGCGGCCACCAGCGACTTGCCGGAGCCGGTCGGGGTCGCCAGGACCACGTTCGCGCCGGTGAAGAGCTCGATCAGCGCCTCCTCCTGGGCGGGGTACAGCGTGATGCCCCGCTCCTCGGCCCACCCGGCGAAGGTGGTGTAGAGCGCGTCGGGGTCGGCAGGCTTGGGCATCAGGTCCAGGAGTGTCACCTGCTCACCCTATCGTCGTTCGACCTCTGGAAAGGCCTGCCCAGACGCACTGCGTCGGCCCCCGGCACCGCTCGTTCGCGGCCGACCCCCGCCGCGTCGCGCGGTGTGCCGGGGAGCACGTTGCCCCGGGCGCGGCCCGCGTGTCAGGGTGCGGCCATGATCGAGCCGACCACCGCCACCGCCCGTCCGCAGGCCCCCGCCGCCGTCTTCGACTGGCTCGACGAGGCGGCCGAGCTGCGCGCCCGGGCCGGCCTGACCCGGATCCTGCGCAGCCGTCCGGCCGAGGACCCGGTGCTGGACCTCGCCTCCAACGACTACCTCGGGCTGACCCGGCATCCGGCCGTGACGCAGGCGGCGGCCGAGGCGGCCCGGCGCTGGGGCGGCGGCGCGACCGGCTCGCGGCTGGTCACCGGCACCACGGTGCTGCACACGGAGCTGGAGGTCGAGCTGGCCGACTTCTGCGGGGTGGAGGCGGCGCTGGTCTTCTCCTCCGGCTACGCGGCGAACCTGGCCGTGCTGACCGCCCTGACCGACCCGGACACCGTCATCGTCTCGGACGCCTACAACCACGCCTCGCTGATCGACGGCTGCCGGCTCGCCCGGGCCCGGGTCTGGCGGGCCCCGCACGCCGACCCGGCGGCGGTCGCCGAGGCGCTGGCCGAACGGGCCGAGCCCCGGGCGCTGGTGGTGAGCGACTCGGTCTTCTCGGTGGACGGCAACGCGGCCCCGCTCGGCGCGCTCTCCGACGCGGCCGCGCGCGGCGGCGCGGCCCTGCTGGTGGACGACGCGCACGGGCTCGGCGTGCTCGGCCCCGGCGGGCGCGGCGCGCTGGCCGCCGCCGGGCTGGCCGGCCGGCCGGACACCGTGGCGACCGCGACGCTCTCCAAGTCGCTCGGCTCGCAGGGCGGCGTGGTGCTCGGGCCCCGACGGGTGATCAGGCACCTGGTGGAGAGCGCCCGCACCTTCATCTTCGACACCGGGCTCGCCCCCGCCGCCGTGGGCGCGGCGCTCGGCGCGCTGCGGCTGCTGCGGGCCGAGCCGGAGCGCGCCGAGCGGGCCCGCGAGGTCGCGCGCACCCTGGCCGCCCGGCTCACCGAGGCGGGCCTGCGGGCGAGCGACCCGGACGCGGCGGTGGTCTCCGTGCTCGCCCCCGGCCCCGAGCAGGCGGTCGCCTGGGCCGCGGACTGCCGCACGGCGGGCCTCGCGGTGGGCTGCTTCCGCCCGCCGTCCGTCCCGGACGGCCTCTCCCGCCTGCGCCTGACGGCCCGCGCCGACCTGACGGAGCGCCAGATCGCCGAAGCGGTGGCCGTGCTGGCCCGCACCGCCCCGCAGGGGTAGGCGCGGCGCGGCTAGAGCTGGCTTCCCCCGCCGTCGACGGGGAACTCCGCTCCGGTCGTGAAGGTCGCCCCGAACGCCAGGTACGCCACGGCGGCGGCCACCTCCTCGGCCGCCCCGAGCCGCCGCATCGGGTTCGTGCTCCGGTAGGTCTCCTTCATCGTTTCGATGACGTCGGCGGGCAAGGGGGAGCGGTCCAGGACGCCCGTGTCGATCGGCCCGGGGCTCACGGCGTTGACCCGCACTCCGCGCGGCAGCAGCTCGCGGGCCAGGGTGCGGGTCATCGACCGCAGGGCGGCCTTGCTCGCCGAGTAGACGCTGAGCGCGTCGAGGCCCAGGACGTTCACCACCGAGGTGGTGAGGACCACGCCGCTGCCCTCGCGCAGCAGCGGGGCCAACGCCTGCACCGTGAAGTACGGGCCCTTGGCGTTGACGCCGAACAGCGCGTCGTACATCTCCTCCGTCGTCGCCTCGAACGGCGCGGACGCGGTGACGCCGGCGTTGACGAACAGCGCGTCCAGCAGGCCGAACCGCTCCTGGACCGTGCCGGCCAGCGCCTTGATGTCCGTCAGCGAGGCGGCATCGCTGCGGACGGCGATCGCCCCGTCCCCCAGCTGCTCCAGCGCGGCGTCCAGGGTGGCCCGGCTCCGGCCGGTGATCAGCACCCGCGCCCCACCGTCCACGAACAGCCGGGCCGTTGCCAGGCCGATGCCGCTGCTGCCGCCGGTGATCACGATCTTCTTGCCGTGGTAAGTGGTCATGCCCCCAAGCCAAATGCCCACCTGCCCACCCCGTCCAAGACCTGTTCCGCATGCCGTCATGCCCCGGGCGCATGACGGCGCGCGCGTACCCTGGGCCGATGGACCTCGACCTGCGGCTGGTGCGCTACTTCACGGTCGTGGCGGAGTGTGGCAACTTCGGCCGGGCCGCCACCAGGCTCCACCTGGCGCAGCCGTCGCTGAGCCGTCAGATCCAGCGGCTGGAGGCTCAGCTCGGTGTCCGGCTGCTCGACCGCTCGCCGCAGGGCAGCAGCCTCACCGAGGCCGGCCAGGCCTTCCTCCCCAGGGCCCGGATCCTGCTCCAGGAGGCCGAGCAGGCCGCTCGCACGGCCAGGGCCGCCGTCCAGGCCCCCACCCTCACGGTCGGCTGCGGCGAAGGACTGGTCATCACCGGCTGGGTGCAGGAGCTGCGCCGCCGCCACCCCGACAGCCAGGTCCGCACCAGGCACCTCGACTGGCGGGACACCGGTGCCCTCGCCGAGGGGCGGGTCGACGCCCTCGTCACGTACCGGCCCGTGCCCGTGCCCACGGACGGTTTCCAGGTGACCGGGCTTCATGAGGAGCCCCGGGTCCTGGTCATGTCGACGAGTCACCCGCTGGCGCAGGAGCAGGCCGTCAGCATGCGAGCCCTGTCGGACGAGCACCTGGTCGGCTGCATCAGCAGTCCGGTCCTCTGGAGCACGCCCAAGCCGGTCGGCCACCGCCCGGCACCGCCCCCGCCCGCGATCGAC belongs to Kitasatospora viridis and includes:
- a CDS encoding helix-turn-helix domain-containing protein; the protein is MSLSPSSSAQAAREAIASRLRTLKAEAQLKGSELAARCGWSESKVSRITHTKTPPSDDDILRWCVACGAEDQAADIIAANRQADEMYVQWRKVHRDGMKRAQDAEMERLEQTRLTRVYYSNVIPGVTQRRGYATSLMTAITRFQETPNDVDAAVESRVARSNLFRRANHRFAMVLEETVLHYPFGDADAMREQLGFLLEIMRLPRVSLGIIPRNAPREMWPLEAFYIYDDRQVMAELLSAVVTITTPGEIASYDKAFKILAGMAVYGPRARHLIQQAIHSFE
- the bioB gene encoding biotin synthase BioB, which produces MDLLDTLVAKGLNRELPTREEALAVLATSDDDLLDVVAAAGKVRRQWFGRRVKLNYLVNLKSGLCPEDCSYCSQRLGSKAEILKYTWLKPEEAAKAATAGVAGGAKRVCLVASGRGPTDRDIDRVTDTIGAIKAADPAVEICACLGLLSDNQAERLAAAGVDAYNHNLNTSESTYGDISTTHTYADRVDTVQKAHGAGLSACSGLIAGMGETDEDLVDVVFALRELGSDSVPVNFLIPFEGTPLAKQWNLTPQRCLRILAMVRFVNPDTEVRIAGGREVHLRSMQPLGLHIANSIFLGDYLTSEGQAGQTDLDMIKDAGFEVEGQGEASLPRHRAEYAEQLAGGCGGHGASGGCGGHGEAAAEAAGGCGGGACGPCGDQHGEAPEAVPATASSTASATAEQAAADPEGLRSDLVRVRRRGAGTELAPNA
- a CDS encoding 8-amino-7-oxononanoate synthase; protein product: MIEPTTATARPQAPAAVFDWLDEAAELRARAGLTRILRSRPAEDPVLDLASNDYLGLTRHPAVTQAAAEAARRWGGGATGSRLVTGTTVLHTELEVELADFCGVEAALVFSSGYAANLAVLTALTDPDTVIVSDAYNHASLIDGCRLARARVWRAPHADPAAVAEALAERAEPRALVVSDSVFSVDGNAAPLGALSDAAARGGAALLVDDAHGLGVLGPGGRGALAAAGLAGRPDTVATATLSKSLGSQGGVVLGPRRVIRHLVESARTFIFDTGLAPAAVGAALGALRLLRAEPERAERAREVARTLAARLTEAGLRASDPDAAVVSVLAPGPEQAVAWAADCRTAGLAVGCFRPPSVPDGLSRLRLTARADLTERQIAEAVAVLARTAPQG
- a CDS encoding SDR family oxidoreductase; its protein translation is MTTYHGKKIVITGGSSGIGLATARLFVDGGARVLITGRSRATLDAALEQLGDGAIAVRSDAASLTDIKALAGTVQERFGLLDALFVNAGVTASAPFEATTEEMYDALFGVNAKGPYFTVQALAPLLREGSGVVLTTSVVNVLGLDALSVYSASKAALRSMTRTLARELLPRGVRVNAVSPGPIDTGVLDRSPLPADVIETMKETYRSTNPMRRLGAAEEVAAAVAYLAFGATFTTGAEFPVDGGGSQL
- a CDS encoding LysR family transcriptional regulator; the encoded protein is MDLDLRLVRYFTVVAECGNFGRAATRLHLAQPSLSRQIQRLEAQLGVRLLDRSPQGSSLTEAGQAFLPRARILLQEAEQAARTARAAVQAPTLTVGCGEGLVITGWVQELRRRHPDSQVRTRHLDWRDTGALAEGRVDALVTYRPVPVPTDGFQVTGLHEEPRVLVMSTSHPLAQEQAVSMRALSDEHLVGCISSPVLWSTPKPVGHRPAPPPPAIDDSYQDKLELIATGHCVAVFPAGDRRPAVREDIALVPVIDVEPCEVVLVTRADDPNPLLGSLDEVARTSLGTAPQVPRATGTAPTPAPYSPGRAAATVRVHER
- a CDS encoding adenosylmethionine--8-amino-7-oxononanoate transaminase translates to MGVSDLTTTQQTQQLLALDRAHVWHPYGPMPSTISSQLVESAAGVRLRLAEPLGGNRELIDGMSSWWAALHGYNHPVLNAAVREQLDRMSHVMFGGLTHEPAIRLAARLVEITPEPLQHVFLADSGSVAVEVAIKMCLQYWQSVGRPAKRRMLTWRGGYHGDTFHPMSVCDPVGGMHQLWTGVLPDQLFVPEPPAGFDAEVDPAYAAELATAIERHADELAAVIVEPVVQGAGGMRFHSPGYLTLLRELCDQHGVLLVFDEIATGFGRSGALFAADHAGVSPDVMCLGKALTGGYLTMSATLCTGELAHGISRGTVPVLAHGPTFMGNPLAAAVANASIELLLDQDWQTEVKRIEHGLRTGLADLAGAPGVRDVRVQGAIGVVQLDHPVDMAAATEAAAREGVWLRPFRDLVYTMPPYVTDDEDLARIAAGVGAAAVAG
- the bioD gene encoding dethiobiotin synthase gives rise to the protein MSDRGLLFISGTGTEVGKTAVTAAVAALAVAAGRSVAVLKPGQTGMAPGEAGDCAEVGRLAGPAVTLRELARYPEPLAPDTAARRSGLPALTLNQITLTIKELTASHDLVLVEGAGGLLVRFNEDGLTLADVARAVDGEVLSVVTPGLGTLNATALNAEALRARGLRTPGIVIGSWPASPDLAMRCNLADLPKDAGAPLLGALPAGAVADPTGFAERAAAALAPQLGGRWDAEEFSARWAPEAQSGA
- a CDS encoding DEAD/DEAH box helicase, translating into MPKPADPDALYTTFAGWAEERGITLYPAQEEALIELFTGANVVLATPTGSGKSLVAAGAHFAALAEGKRTFYTAPIKALVSEKFFDLCKMFGTEQVGMMTGDASVNPTAPIICCTAEVLANIALRDGERADIGQVVMDEFHFYAEPDRGWAWQIPLLELPQAQFLLMSATLGDVRRFEADLTRRTGRPTTVVRSATRPVPLFYEYRRTTLHDTLEELLTTGQAPVYVVHFTQKEAVERAQSLMSINMCSKAEKDAIAALIGNFRFTTKFGRNLSRFVRHGIGVHHAGMLPKYRRLVERLAQAGLLKVICGTDTLGVGVNVPIRTVLFTALSKYDGVRVRVLRAREFHQIAGRAGRAGFDTVGQVAAQAPEHVVENDKAIAKAGDDPKKKRKVVRKKAPEGFVGWSEETFERLIGAEPEPLVSRFKVTHAMLLAVIGRPGNAFEAMRKLLTDNHEDRAAQRRHIRSAIAIYRSLLAGGVIERLPEPDPEGRIVRLTVDLQENFALNQPLSTFALAAFELLDPESPSYALDVVSVVEATLDDPRQILAAQQNKARGEAIGEMKRDGIEYEERMERLQEITWPKPLEELLEQAYEVYRRAHPWIGDYRLQPKSVVRDLYERAMTFTDYVGHYDLARTEGIVLRYLAGAFKALEQTVPDELKTEALKDVIAWLGELVRQVDSSLLDEWEQLANPTDEPEKERELEAKLQPVTANARAFRVLVRNEMFRRVELAALEHYGALGELDGEAGWDADRWADAMDAYFEEHDDLGTGPDARGPKMLLIEEDEESNLWRVRQVFDDPAGDHDWGISAEVDLYGSDAEGRAVLQITDVNRLDGVG
- a CDS encoding DUF6879 family protein, which produces MRQNVPSFAELLDSARVSAVHLELRDQYGVVEEAEELAKWRRGEAVDVDPDSEYWRGWSDLVRGIVRRGVTVQRARVVSVPVTDYIRYEHHITSVNAAIGEQVRWLPRSEASGIALPGNDFWLIDGRAVRFNLFDGPGRALDPQYSEDPEVTQLCASAFQAVWHRGVEHKKFVV
- a CDS encoding GNAT family N-acetyltransferase, giving the protein MDRPHRRRGIAAALLRSAERRFTALGARRADAMVLDANPEAHLTWQASGYEREEQWRRWVKPLTAPQEPSGR